A part of Aspergillus oryzae RIB40 DNA, chromosome 7 genomic DNA contains:
- the sam50 gene encoding SAM complex subunit SAM50 (predicted cell surface protein homologous to bacterial outer membrane proteins) gives MSSPLSTEDGDIFERLQQRADPKVLEEQQQAVNERIHAIYRKAQNRLGELIDQNSTLPCAISSVQILNAHHTRRGFLERIFNPLLSSNQKRPYTLSEALREVSARADKLSRFDIFQQPVSVYLDKSPEGDPQTGLPTLDVYVSVKEKSRVLLKTGTDLGNTEGSAYGNLLWRNVFGGAENLNLNASLGTRTRSAYQATFETPILSDPDFRLEIGGIASSTQKAWASHEEALKGGWSKIRWMSQSGHRHEVGYNGFWRQMTGLAENASPTVRADAGDSVKSSIFHSWSKDRRDNGLLPSRGYYAKAFNELAGWGPLKGDVSFWKSEIEAQNAIPIPVPGIEGNSGISFTTGFRAGLLYPLGMDADHRPQPSRTNDRFLVGGPTDVRGFRLCGLGPHDGADAVGGDVYAAGSANLLLPLPRVGAEKPLRLQAFVNGGRLLPLRTAQKSTPTTGSEVKDAMVSTISELGNGVPSIAAGVGLVYAHPAARFELNFSLPLVLRKGEEGRKGLQLGIGINFL, from the exons ATGTCTTCCCCACTTTCCACCGAAGATGGAGAC ATCTTCGAGCGTCTTCAACAGCGTGCTGACCCGAAAGTGCTCGAGGAGCAACAGCAGGCCGTGAATGAGCGAATACACGCAATCTACCGGAAGGCGCAGAACCGTCTTGGGGAATTG ATCGACCAAAATTCCACTCTCCCATGTGCCATTTCGTCTGTTCAAATCCTCAACGCACACCACACGCGCAGGGGCTTTCTTGAACGGATTTTCAACCCTCTCTTGAGTTCTAATCAGAAGAGGCCCTACACACTTTCTGAAGCTTTGCGGGAAGTCTCGGCACGTGCCGATAAATTAAGTAGATTCG ACATTTTTCAGCAGCCAGTGTCTGTGTACTTGGATAAATCGCCGGAAGGAGACCCACAAACGGGACTCCCAACTCTTGACGTGTATGTATCGGTCAAAGAAAAGTCTCGTGTTCTACTGAAGACCGGGACCGACCTCGGCAATACGGAGGGATCCGCATATGGCAATCTTCTCTGGCGGAATGTGTTTGGCGGTGCCGAAAATCTAAATTTGAACGCTTCACTGGGAACTAGGACAAGGTCTGCCTACCAAGCGACATTTGAGACCCCTATTCTAAGTGACCCGGATTTCCGTTTGGAAATTGGCGGAATCGCTAGCTCTACTCAAAAGGCTTGGGCTAGTCACGAAGAGGCCTTGAAAGGTGGCTGGAGCAAGATCCGCTGGATGAGCCAGTCCGGCCATCGTCATGAAGTTGGGTATAATGGTTTCTGGCGGCAGATGACTGGCCTGGCGGAGAACGCATCCCCAACAGTCCGAGCAGACGCAGGTGATAGTGTGAAAAGTAGCATCTTTCATTCCTGGTCCAAAGACCGTAGGGACAATGggcttcttccatctcgTGGCTACTATGCGAAGGCTTTCAATGAGCTAGCCGGTTGGGGTCCGCTAAAGGGAGATGTATCTTTTTGGAAATCCGAAATTGAAGCACAAAATGCAATTCCAATTCCTGTGCCGGGTATCGAAGGCAACAGTGGTATCAGCTTTACCACTGGATTCCGTGCAGGTCTCCTTTACCCCCTTGGAATGGATGCCGACCACAGACCCCAGCCCTCGCGTACTAATGACCGCTTCCTTGTTGGAGGCCCTACGGATGTTCGTGGTTTCCGCCTCTGCGGCCTTGGCCCTCACGATGGAGCTGATGCTGTTGGGGGAGACGTATATGCTGCAGGAAGTGCAAACTTGCTACTTCCACTCCCCCGGGTTGGTGCGGAAAAGCCCTTGCGACTCCAGGCGTTTGTAAATGGTGGTCGTCTGTTGCCTCTGCGTACCGCACAGAAGAGCACACCTACTACAGGCTCAGAAGTGAAGGATGCCATGGTTTCTACAATTTCTGAGTTGGGTAATGGAGTGCCTAGTATCGCGGCAGGAGTTGGACTCGTGTACGCCCATCCAGCTGCTAGGTTCGAGCTGAACTTCTCTTTACCACTGGTGCTAAGgaaaggcgaagaaggccgaaAAGGTTTGCAGCTTGGAATCGGTATTAATTTCCTGTAG
- a CDS encoding transporter YIP1 (Rab GTPase interacting factor, Golgi membrane protein) has product MAQYYPQQQPYGSQPSAQNLQFYPSSYGSVSGHTTPSQASYGGFSAGPNPAAQAYPIGGVGGGYGGFGSPATGVSGRMGEQGGLRTGWLAAFGTEGYEGEPPLLEELGVNFEHIRTKTLTVLNPFARIDQHLMDDSDLYGALLYIVLYGTFLLLSGKVFYGYIYGVAVFGTVALHLILSLMSPALDTSPTPNAADPANYDPHHKPSYSEASAAGHFSATLTFPRSASVLGYCFLPLVLTNLVGIMIPMDTMFGYLLTTAAVGWCTYSSSGMFCAVARMRGMRGLVAYPLALFYVVFGIMGIFSSRGSGTLAAKTGAT; this is encoded by the exons ATGGCCCAGTACTACCCGCAACAACAGCCCTACGGATCCCAACCTTCTGCACAGAACCTTCAGTTCTATCCTTCTTCCTACGGTTCTGTGTCTGGTCATACGACTCCCTCTCAAGCTTCCTATGGTGGATTTAGTGCAGGCCCTAACCCGGCCGCTCAGGCGTATCCCATTGgaggggttggtggtggatatggCGGCTTTGGTTCTCCAGCCACTGGCGTAAGTGGGCGGATGGGAGAACAGGGCGGATTGAGGACTGGGTGGCTTGCTGCATTTGGTACAGAGGGATATGAGGGGGAGCCGCCgttgctggaggagctgggggTGAATTTCGAACATATCAGGACTAAG ACTTTGACAGTGCTCAACCCTTTCGCTCGGATCGACCAGCATCTCATGGATGACAGCGATCTCTATGGAGCACTGCTTTACATCGTCCTCTACGGaaccttcctcctcctttctgGTAAAGTCTTTTATGGCTATATCTACGGCGTTGCAGTTTTCGGCACCGTAGCTTTACATTTGATTCTTAGTCTTATGTCTCCGGCCCTCGATACCTCCCCAACGCCGAATGCTGCGGACCCGGCCAACTACGATCCTCACCACAAACCTTCGTATTCCGAGGCCTCGGCTGCCGGTCATTTCTCGGCTACATTGACATTCCCTCGCTCTGCTAGTGTTTTGGGCTACTGTTTCCTACCGCTTGTGCTCACTAACCTCGTCGGGATAATGATCCCTATGGACACTATGTTCGGTTACCTGTTGACGACAGCTGCCGTAGGGTGGTGCACATATAGCTCCTCGGGAATGTTTTGCGCGGTTGCGCGGATGCGCGGGATGAGAGGCCTAGTAGCATATCCATTGGCGCTGTTTTACGTCGTCTTCGGGATCATGGGAATTTTCTCTTCACGCGGAAGTGGGACTTTGGCTGCAAAGACGGGTGCGACTTGA
- a CDS encoding proteasome regulatory particle base subunit RPT6 (26S proteasome regulatory complex, ATPase RPT6) — translation MALDNYYHNKIESMKLEIIQGQAVLRRLEAQRNDYNSRVRLLREELGLLQQPGSYVGEVVKVMSTKKVLVKVHPEGKYVVDIADGVDISKLTVGKRVALLSDSYKLEKMLPSSVDPLVSLMMVEKVPDSTYDMIGGLDQQIKEIKEVIELGLKHPELFESLGIAQPKGVLLYGPPGTGKTLLARAVAHHTDCRFIRVSGSELVQKYIGEGSRMVRELFVMAREHAPSIIFMDEIDSIGSSRIDSAGSGDSEVQRTMLELLNQLDGFEPTKNIKIIMATNRLDILDPALLRPGRIDRKIEFPPPSVEARADILRIHSRSMNLTRGINLTKIAEKMNGCSGAELKGVCTEAGMYALRERRVHVTQEDFDLATAKILNKHDDKEVAVSKLFK, via the exons ATGGCGCTTGATAATTACTATCACAATAAAATCGAGAGCATGAAGCTCGAGATTATTCAAGGGCAAGCGGTGCTACGGAGATTGGAAGCACAGCGTAATGATTATAACTCGAGGGTGCGGTTACTTCGGGAGGAACTGGGGTTACTGCAACAGCCTGGCTCCTACGTCGGCGAGGTGGTCAAGGTGATGAGTACCAAAAAGGTACTCGTGAAAGTACATCCGGAAGGAAAATATG TGGTGGATATTGCAGATGGTGTCGACATCAGCAAGCTGACTGTGGGCAAACGAGTCGCCCTACTTTCCGACTCCTACAAATTGGAAAAGATGCTACCTTCGTCCGTTGACCCTCTTGTGTCTCTTATgatggttgagaaggttcCTGATAGCACGTACGACATGATCGGTGGTCTCGATCAACaaatcaaggaaatcaaagaagTCATCGAACTTGGTTTAAAACATCCGGAGCTGTTTGAATCTCTTGGTATCGCGCAACCGAAAGGTGTCCTTCTGTATGGGCCACCGGGAACTGGTAAAACACTGCTTGCTCGAGCAGTTGCCCACCATACGGATTGCCGATTCATAAGGGTCAGTGGCTCGGAATTAGTGCAAAAGTATATTGGTGAAGGTAGCCGTATGGTGCGCGAGCTGTTTGTCATGGCTCGGGAGCACGCGCcgagcatcatcttcatgGATGAGATCGACAGCATTGGATCCAGCCGCATAGACTCAGCAGGCTCAGGCGATTCGGAGGTGCAGCGTACGATGTTGGAACTGCTCAATCAGTTGGATGGATTCGAGCCTACCAAGaatattaaaattattatGGCTACGAACCGACTGGATATTCTCGATCCGGCCTTGTTGCGCCCTGGACGGATCGACCGGAAAATTGAATTCCCTCCGCCATC GGTCGAAGCTCGCGCTGATATTTTGCGGATTCACTCGCGCTCAATGAACCTAACGCGTGGTATCAACCTAACAAAGATCGCAGAAAAAATGAACGGGTGTTCTGGTGCAGAGTTAAAGGGTGTATGCACCGAGGCGGGCATGTACGCTCTTCGAGAGAGGCGGGTGCACGTTACGCAAGAAGACTTTGATCTCGCTACAGCCAAGATTCTCAACAAGCATGATGACAAGGAGGTTGCTGTTTCCAAGCTTTTTAAGTAG
- a CDS encoding ubiquitin-conjugating enzyme E2 (ubiquitin-protein ligase) yields MATKAAFKRLTREYQNIQKNPPPYIIAHPSESNILEWHYILTGPPGTPYENGQYWGTLMFPPEYPFAPPAIRMHTPSGRFQPSARLCLSISDFHPKSFNPAWEVSTILIGLLSFMTSEEMTTGSVSASEAERRVLAARSRWWNSTGGGSHVISTPGVTPTAKGINNVKAGDGGLKFRAEWPELDQENWKWMRDNHIDTKTGQLIPDPNAAAATKCSPETSALRRRPNGSAHGLGAVVEGGHVAREAGQSWVRRNRVWVGLALLFGYALVARLLNDVQG; encoded by the exons ATGGCGACGAAAGCAGCCTTCAAACGG CTTACTCGTGAATACCAGAACATACAAAAGAACCCACCGCCCTATATAATTGCTCATCCATCGGAGTCCAACATTCTTGA ATGGCATTACATCCTCACTGGGCCCCCTGGGACACCGTACGAGAATGGACAGTACTGGGGTACCTTGATGTTTCCTCCAGAGTACCCGTTTGCTCCACCTGCCATCCGCATGCATACCCCAAGCGGCCGATTTCAACCATCTGCTCGATTATGTCTCAGCATCAGTGATTTCCACCCCAAGTCCTTCAACCCAGCTTGGGAGGTTTCGACGATTCTTATCGGACTACTCTCCTTTATGACTAGCGAAGAGATGACTACAGGTAGCGTCAGTGCGTCAGAAGCGGAACGAAGAGTGCTGGCTGCGCGATCGAGATGGTGGAACTCCACCGGTGGAGGTTCTCACGTCATTTCCACACCAGGAGTAACCCCTACAGCCAAGGGAATCAACAATGTGAAAGCAGGAGACGGTGGACTGAAGTTTCGCGCAGAATGGCCAGAGTTAGATCAAGAGAACTGGAAGTGGATGAGGGACAATCATATTGACACGAAGACTGGCCAACTCATACCTGACCccaatgctgctgctgctacgAAATGTTCTCCAGAAACCAGTGCACTACGTAGGCGTCCGAACGGAAGCGCCCATGGCCTCGGGGCTGTGGTAGAAGGTGGTCACGTCGCACGAGAAGCGGGCCAAAGCTGGGTTCGACGGAATCGGGTTTGGGTTGGTCTCGCCTTATTATTTGGATACGCGCTTGTCGCGAGACTACTAAATGATGTTCAAGGTTAA
- a CDS encoding uncharacterized protein (predicted protein) yields the protein MPAVLQSTIDLLETELARARAALKEIQPDTAPILIPGDELAAGAIAAYRRNLIARASDFYYGSRRLSPKEVGLVPVIQEVQSDEEEDKESRQKLNDIIIETPPKQVSLVDVLSNSLILDHMAPYLSVPTLFALASTSHVLRTVIMKTPYIFRHLDLTQGPGHWLPSNSSRSSEAGISSNESLENSLTEDAPYSVPLQRIIAGLGRSSILQDVRTLILDGLSVPAELVAELILTDRFNVNLLSIRECRHLNERKLIQVLQHAVRPSRPKGAPRVKGIYYFTPMTQPRAMMRSRYRDWWSSRCTPPTSNGVLETKEGPPSSDDTRESALYYQNAWYRPSGKLIPRSIDEGWAHTIQQCQGIISFDAVLCRGPRHNVDLYTSLEHDEDGYRPEGQPLGPAIATVALGPRGCDGCRTSPEGPAVWGESPERQFPLLAPLPLHSSSVAVAKRPVLFPDVHPILVARCAECLTDRWCRRCNKWFCTNCLPSPERVRTNLSPHQTAVRGPRASQDTSLSHERRVRFSMTDKTRYEQPPLT from the coding sequence ATGCCAGCCGTCCTCCAGTCAACTATTGATCTATTAGAGACGGAACTGGCCAGGGCCAGGGCCGCACtgaaagaaatccaaccTGATACTGCACCCATCTTGATCCCCGGGGATGAACTTGCCGCTGGGGCGATTGCAGCTTATCGTCGAAACCTCATTGCACGAGCCTCAGACTTCTACTATGGCTCCCGCCGCCTGTCTCCCAAGGAGGTGGGACTAGTCCCTGTCATTCAAGAGGTACAgtcagatgaagaagaggataagGAGTCACGGCAAAAGCTTAATGATATTATTATTGAGACGCCCCCCAAGCAAGTTTCCCTCGTGGACGTTCTCTCAAACAGCTTGATTCTCGATCATATGGCTCCATACCTCTCAGTCCCAACACTGTTTGCCCTAGCCTCAACGTCGCACGTTCTTCGTACCGTGATTATGAAAACTCCGTATATTTTTCGGCATCTAGATCTGACCCAAGGTCCTGGGCACTGGCTTCCTAGCAATTCATCAAGGAGCTCGGAAGCCGGGATTAGCAGCAATGAAAGTCTGGAGAACTCCTTGACTGAGGATGCACCCTATTCAGTCCCTCTTCAAAGAATAATTGCTGGTCTGGGGCGGAGTTCTATCCTTCAGGATGTGCGAACTCTAATCTTGGACGGTCTTTCTGTCCCCGCGGAGCTGGTTGCGGAACTTATCTTGACAGACCGTTTCAATGTAAACCTACTGTCGATAAGGGAATGTCGTCATCTGAATGAGCGTAAACTGATACAAGTGCTTCAGCATGCTGTCCGACCTTCGCGTCCCAAAGGGGCCCCTCGGGTGAAAGGCATTTATTACTTTACCCCTATGACCCAGCCTCGAGCCATGATGCGGAGCCGCTACCGTGACTGGTGGAGTTCCAGATGTACTCCTCCAACGAGCAACGGAGTTCTGGAGACGAAAGAAGGGCCGCCATCCTCCGATGACACTCGTGAGAGCGCATTGTATTATCAGAATGCGTGGTATCGCCCCTCTGGAAAGCTCATACCTCGCTCGATTGACGAAGGCTGGGCTCATACCATTCAACAGTGCCAGGGTATCATTTCTTTCGACGCCGTACTGTGTCGTGGACCCCGGCATAATGTTGACCTCTACACTTCGCTAGAacatgatgaagatgggtaTCGACCCGAAGGTCAACCACTCGGACCAGCAATCGCTACAGTCGCCCTAGGGCCCAGAGGGTGCGACGGCTGTCGTACTTCACCAGAAGGCCCGGCAGTCTGGGGTGAATCCCCTGAAAGGCAGTTTCCTTTGCTTGCCCCGCTCCCTTTGCATTCGTCATCTGTAGCTGTGGCGAAGCGTCCAGTGCTCTTTCCCGATGTACACCCTATCCTGGTTGCCCGTTGCGCTGAGTGCTTGACTGATCGCTGGTGTCGTCGATGCAACAAATGGTTCTGCACGAACTGCCTACCGAGTCCCGAACGGGTGAGGACTAACTTATCGCCCCATCAAACTGCGGTAAGGGGGCCGCGAGCTAGCCAGGATACAAGTTTGTCTCACGAGCGAAGGGTACGCTTCTCAATGACTGACAAAACCCGATATGAACAGCCACCACTAACATGA
- a CDS encoding putative ubiquitin fusion degradation protein (Ufd1) (predicted protein) produces the protein MSKESNLLRWSSPFKVTAPRRTPKLPGDKITLPQSALEQLLAAAPLQEVFPNRPARPYTAVFDPLNPRTHAGESRPHERVSERQHQLPHPLTFRIVNPKNGRAIYAGIREFSAEENEVGLSAFLRDALGIEDDQFPSETYGYWQTSELSETIDGTAESQPTSLAPDLAPLVTVHVEQLPKGAYVRLRPLEAGYDPEDWKALLERYLRDNFTTLSTGEVLQVSGGQHESFRFLVDKIEPAGDGICIIDTDLEVDIVALTEDQARETYRRRMEKASRAIGTQGDSSTGGVLSIGEKVYGLVVPGAYVDYEIREWDRRDPIIITVECAGDADVSLFVSPLTPRQRNRPREDQHLLSDFTTQPIKRVRIESTNVELEAAEALYVSVYAFDHREYSDEYPQNQELPLQYKLQISANQSVDSDEYSKNTSAHDNPNDIQCGNCQQWVPQRTLVLHESFCLRNNVLCPQCHNVFQKRSSEWQNHWHCTQDSSYGNGVLSKHKHDAIFHSQRSCRACGLEMEGLPRLAHHRITDCPEKPILCQFCHLVVPQKGETDPDMHDPEVLVSGLTPHELVDGGRTTECHLCNKIVRLRDMKTHLRHHDLERLSKPPPRVCLNRNCGRTLDGRSVQSASTPGIDTLGLCSFCFGSLYVDTYDPEGKALRRRIERRYLSQMMTGCGKPWCQNEYCKNGRRARQPSSIPMNVTPLESMSVANILATIKPVVDAICLQSGNLNTAPFYFCTDQLGQQRRILAEMIAAEGSVASGKEYDLPWCVASVEATGGDLIKAREWLENWAPTKNEEARVLC, from the coding sequence ATGTCTAAGGAATCAAATCTCTTGCGTTGGTCCTCGCCATTCAAGGTCACTGCGCCCCGCCGTACGCCCAAGCTGCCTGGCGACAAAATTACTTTGCCCCAGTCCGCCCTCGAGCAGCTCCTCGCAGCTGCCCCGCTTCAGGAGGTATTTCCAAATAGACCTGCGCGCCCATATACTGCGGTCTTTGATCCACTTAATCCGCGAACCCATGCGGGTGAGTCGCGACCACACGAACGAGTTTCAGAACGTCAACATCAGTTACCTCATCCGCTAACATTCCGTATTGTCAACCCCAAGAATGGCCGTGCGATATATGCCGGGATACGTGAGTTCTCCGCCGAAGAGAACGAAGTAGGTCTTAGTGCTTTCTTGAGAGACGCCTTAGGGATTGAAGACGACCAATTCCCGTCGGAGACGTATGGGTACTGGCAGACCTCGGAACTCTCGGAAACGATAGACGGCACTGCGGAATCGCAGCCTACTTCTTTAGCGCCAGACTTAGCTCCCTTAGTCACAGTCCATGTTGAACAGTTGCCCAAAGGAGCCTATGTTCGTCTCCGACCTCTCGAGGCTGGCTATGACCCAGAGGATTGGAAGGCTCTACTTGAACGATACTTGCGAGATAACTTCACGACATTAAGTACGGGGGAGGTCTTGCAGGTGTCGGGGGGTCAGCACGAGTCGTTTAGGTTCTTGGTGGACAAAATTGAGCCAGCGGGTGATGGCATCTGCATTATTGATACCGACTTGGAGGTAGACATTGTGGCCTTGACCGAAGATCAAGCCAGAGAGACCTACCGGAGGcggatggagaaggcatCTCGTGCCATTGGAACCCAGGGAGACTCGTCAACCGGCGGGGTACTTTCTATTGGAGAAAAAGTGTATGGCCTGGTAGTTCCAGGTGCATACGTTGACTACGAAATCCGCGAGTGGGATCGCAGAGACCCTATTATTATCACAGTCGAATGTGCGGGTGATGCAGacgtctctctctttgtGAGCCCCCTTACCCCTCGCCAGAGGAACCGTCCTAGAGAAGACCAGCACCTTTTGAGTGACTTCACCACACAACCAATAAAGCGAGTTCGGATTGAGTCCACAAATGTAGAGCTGGAGGCGGCAGAGGCTCTATATGTATCGGTTTATGCATTCGACCATCGTGAATACAGCGATGAGTATCCACAGAACCAAGAGCTACCGCTGCAGTACAAGTTGCAGATCTCAGCTAATCAGTCTGTTGACTCCGACGAATATTCGAAGAATACATCAGCGCATGATAATCCGAATGACATTCAATGTGGCAATTGCCAACAGTGGGTGCCTCAGCGAACGCTAGTGCTGCACGAAAGCTTTTGTCTTCGGAACAATGTACTTTGCCCTCAGTGCCATAATGTATTCCAAAAGAGGTCATCTGAATGGCAGAATCATTGGCACTGTACTCAAGACTCATCTTATGGCAATGGTGTTTTAAGTAAGCACAAACATGATGCTATCTTCCACTCCCAGCGGTCATGTCGCGCTTGTGGGCTCGAGATGGAGGGTCTTCCGCGACTCGCTCATCACCGCATAACAGACTGTCCAGAAAAACCAATCTTATGCCAATTTTGTCATCTTGTAGTCCCCCAGAAAGGCGAGACAGATCCCGATATGCACGACCCAGAAGTCCTGGTCTCTGGACTCACCCCGCATGAACTGGTTGACGGTGGTCGAACAACGGAATGTCACCTGTGTAACAAAATTGTTCGACTACGCGACATGAAGACTCATTTGCGTCATCACGACCTGGAACGCTTGTCCAAACCCCCACCCCGCGTTTGCCTGAACCGAAATTGTGGTCGTACACTTGATGGGCGCAGTGTACAAAGTGCATCCACGCCAGGCATTGATACATTAGGCCTCTGCAGTTTTTGCTTCGGTTCACTATATGTGGATACGTATGACCCTGAAGGAAAAGCACTCCGCCGTCGCATCGAGCGTCGATACCTTTCGCAAATGATGACTGGGTGTGGGAAGCCCTGGTGTCAGAATGAGTACTGCAAGAATGGGAGACGGGCCAGACAGCCTTCCTCCATACCAATGAATGTCACTCCGCTGGAATCGATGAGCGTAGCAAATATTCTAGCCACAATCAAACCCGTCGTCGACGCCATATGTCTGCAGAGCGGTAATCTAAACACTGCGCCGTTTTACTTTTGCACCGACCAATTGGGCCAGCAGCGTCGCATACTCGCGGAGATGATAGCGGCCGAAGGTTCCGTGGCTAGCGGCAAAGAGTATGATTTACCATGGTGTGTGGCGTCCGTTGAAGCCACGGGAGGGGATCTCATCAAAGCACGGGAATGGTTAGAGAACTGGGCACCTACGAAGAACGAGGAAGCTCGTGTTCTATGTTAG
- a CDS encoding uncharacterized protein (predicted protein), with the protein MSMLAGLFALTLCVMREGLAGKAVVQSNFEDSPSERASPTRLADPSGPKLLMGRGPPRDITKNKEKRRQQPDRRYASHSISTGSISIPLQFPTSWLVDPFSTLPGASDVPIITTRLVFYFQSSFTDQGSFFGLMSMCAAHRAVLAGHHSQFQATTAASHRFLHDADYYVMKARCILTKRLAQSLIFLRVRYVFLFSLLRSLPCYWQWAASGLMTQPVFPLARDLQPVSASIQERIAPSDTSELQRLGAAFVSDLQLSSCLLSILRAMRDIVLYGQACNQNPAVLCTDDHEFFRSLNREVEHKLLSYVYSESTTRGRPISEATSYLGSLEAVTRIASICYLNHFLIVSPPSSGLGRALTRHLKQALADCPWPPLSKEGHGLLAWVLFIGAQSSAGQVERPWFVERLSRIALVCGWHTWRQMADVLIDYFYLPSTNQADWESIWNEAMV; encoded by the exons ATGTCAATGCTCGCAGGACTATTCGCTCTCACGTTATGCGTGAT GCGTGAAGGACTTGCAGGCAAAGCCGTTGTCCAGTCAAATTTCGAAGACTCGCCTTCAGAGCGTGCCTCACCCACGAGGCTTGCTGATCCATCGGGGCCAAAATTACTCATGGGAAGAGGACCACCTCGTGACATTaccaaaaacaaagaaaagcgcCGACAGCAGCCAGATAGGCGCTATGCTAGTCATTCAATATCAACTGGCTCTATTTCAATTCCGCTTCAGTTTCCTACGTCATGGCTTGTCGACCCATTCAGTACATTGCCAGGCGCCAGTGATGTGCCTATTATTACTACTCGACTAGTCTTTTATT TTCAATCTTCATTTACAGATCAGGGCAGTTTCTTTGGCTTAATGAGCATGTGCGCTGCCCACCGAGCTGTTTTGGCTGGACATCATTCACAGTTCCAAGCTACTACAGCAGCCTCCCATCGCTTTTTACACGATGCAGATTATTATGTTATGAAAGCCAGGTGTATTC TAACGAAGCGTTTGGCACAATCATTAATCTTCTTACGGGTGCGGTATGTATtcctattttctttgctccGGTCGCTTCCATGTTATTGGCAGTGG GCTGCGTCGGGACTCATGACCCAGCCGGTTTTCCCTTTGGCTCGGGACTTGCAACCGGTTTCAGCCAGTATTCAAGAGCGTATAGCGCCCTCGGATACGTCAGAATTACAGAGATTGGGCGCTGCATTCGTCTCTGACCTCCAACTCAGCTCATGTTTGCTAAGTATTCTCCGTGCTATGCGTGATATTGTACTTTACGGCCAGGCTTGCAACCAAAACCCCGCTGTACTTTGCACTGATGACCACGAATTCTTTCGCAGTCTCAATCGTGAAGTTGAGCATAAGCTCCTTAGTTATGTCTATTCTGAATCCACTACACGAGGCAGGCCAATTTCTGAGGCAACCTCATATCTTGGTTCTCTGGAAGCGGTCACCAGGATCGCTTCGATCTGTTACCTGAACCATTTTCTTATTGTATCGCCCCCGTCTTCTGGGCTGGGTCGTGCGCTCACAAGACATTTGAAGCAAGCTCTGGCTGACTGTCCTTGGCCACCGTTATCGAAGGAGGGTCATGGTTTGCTCGCATGGGTGTTATTCATTGGTGCTCAAAGCTCGGCAGGTCAGGTTGAACGCCCGTGGTTTGTTGAGCGTCTATCCCGCATCGCCCTAGTTTGTGGGTGGCACACCTGGAGGCAGATGGCTGACGTGTTAATTGATTACTTTTATCTTCCTAGTACCAACCAAGCGGACTGGGAATCCATCTGGAATGAGGCCATGGTTTGA